A stretch of Janibacter endophyticus DNA encodes these proteins:
- the purU gene encoding formyltetrahydrofolate deformylase has product MTSQPLDVVLSLACADRPGLVAAVSTFVAGRGGNITESQQYGDTMTGDFFMRVAFADEGGAGLDALRSGFEPVAAQHGMTWQMRDARQPLRTLIMVSRFGHCLNDLLFRQSTGALNIEIPAIVSNHRDFEALASTYGIPFHHLPVTETTKPHAEARLLELVDEHDIDLVVLARYMQILSDQLATRMAGQVINIHHSFLPSFKGAKPYHQAHARGVKLIGATAHFVTPELDEGPIIEQDVTRVDHRSAPDALVTAGRDVEARVLARAVGWHAESRVLLHGDRTVVFS; this is encoded by the coding sequence GTGACCAGCCAGCCGCTCGACGTCGTCCTCTCGCTCGCCTGCGCGGACCGGCCGGGACTCGTCGCGGCCGTGTCGACCTTCGTCGCGGGGCGCGGGGGCAACATCACCGAGAGCCAGCAGTACGGCGACACAATGACCGGTGACTTCTTCATGCGGGTCGCCTTTGCCGACGAAGGGGGAGCCGGGCTGGACGCGCTACGGTCCGGTTTCGAGCCGGTCGCGGCGCAGCACGGGATGACCTGGCAGATGCGCGACGCCCGGCAGCCGCTGCGCACGCTCATCATGGTGAGCCGCTTCGGGCACTGCCTCAACGACCTCCTGTTCCGTCAGAGCACCGGCGCGCTGAACATCGAGATCCCGGCGATCGTGAGCAACCACCGGGACTTCGAGGCGCTCGCGTCGACCTACGGCATCCCCTTCCACCACCTGCCGGTGACCGAGACGACGAAGCCCCACGCCGAGGCACGGCTGCTCGAGCTCGTCGACGAGCACGACATCGACCTCGTCGTGCTCGCCCGCTACATGCAGATCCTCAGCGACCAGCTCGCGACCCGGATGGCCGGGCAGGTCATCAACATCCACCACTCCTTCCTGCCGAGCTTCAAGGGGGCCAAGCCGTACCACCAGGCGCACGCGCGGGGGGTCAAGCTCATCGGGGCGACGGCGCACTTCGTGACGCCCGAGCTCGACGAGGGGCCGATCATCGAGCAGGACGTGACGCGGGTCGACCACCGCAGCGCCCCGGACGCGCTCGTCACGGCCGGGCGCGACGTCGAGGCCCGGGTGCTCGCGCGCGCGGTGGGCTGGCACGCCGAGTCGCGGGTGCTGCTCCACGGCGACCGCACCGTCGTCTTCAGCTGA
- a CDS encoding type IV toxin-antitoxin system AbiEi family antitoxin domain-containing protein, with amino-acid sequence MNTRLEALLVAQGGVCTAAQTRSCEISEADLAAAVRRGELVRVRRDAFVAGSRWSVATPEGRLALRAKAVMLGRPRSVASHQSALALHQLPLWSVELDRVDLMIETPRVRRRGGLRLHPRQGTPTARAQGMPALPVATAVVQVALERGVVAGLVPLDAALRADRCSLEDVAASLATVASTPLRRRCGEQLLRLADPACESVGETRTRLLLHDMGLPYETQVEVMDQAGRFVGRVDFVVLGKVVVEFDGLVKYEGIEGRAALAAEKRREDALRGLGYGVARLVWSDLDDPRRVAELIAIALAAASRPGNGARAGKP; translated from the coding sequence ATGAACACACGACTGGAAGCCCTCCTCGTCGCCCAGGGTGGGGTGTGCACGGCAGCGCAGACGCGGAGCTGCGAGATCTCGGAGGCCGACCTCGCGGCCGCGGTACGAAGGGGTGAGCTCGTGCGGGTGCGCCGCGACGCCTTCGTGGCGGGGAGCCGCTGGTCGGTCGCGACGCCGGAGGGCCGCCTGGCACTGCGGGCCAAGGCGGTCATGCTCGGACGGCCACGATCGGTGGCCTCGCACCAGAGCGCGCTGGCTCTGCACCAGCTGCCGTTGTGGTCGGTGGAGCTCGATCGGGTCGACCTCATGATCGAGACACCCCGGGTCCGCCGGCGCGGGGGCCTGCGACTCCATCCGCGTCAGGGGACGCCCACCGCCCGAGCCCAGGGCATGCCCGCGCTCCCGGTCGCCACCGCCGTCGTCCAGGTCGCGCTCGAACGTGGGGTCGTGGCCGGCCTGGTACCGCTCGACGCAGCGCTTCGCGCAGACCGGTGCAGCCTCGAGGACGTCGCTGCCTCGCTCGCGACGGTGGCGAGCACGCCCCTTCGCCGGCGGTGCGGGGAGCAGCTGCTCCGCCTGGCGGACCCGGCGTGCGAGTCGGTGGGCGAGACCCGCACCCGGCTCCTCCTGCACGACATGGGCCTGCCCTATGAGACGCAGGTCGAGGTGATGGACCAGGCGGGCCGGTTCGTGGGGCGCGTGGACTTCGTCGTGCTGGGCAAGGTCGTCGTCGAGTTCGACGGGCTGGTGAAGTACGAAGGCATCGAGGGACGGGCAGCGCTCGCGGCGGAGAAGCGGCGCGAGGACGCCCTGCGCGGCCTCGGCTACGGGGTGGCGCGGCTGGTGTGGTCGGACCTGGACGACCCACGCCGGGTCGCGGAGCTCATCGCGATCGCGCTGGCGGCGGCCTCACGGCCGGGGAATGGTGCCCGGGCCGGGAAACCATGA
- the pdxR gene encoding MocR-like pyridoxine biosynthesis transcription factor PdxR, whose amino-acid sequence MRHPHDIDLPLVLDRGSSVSLVVQVADGLRRAIETGVLRPGDAVPSTRTLASRLGVSRGSVVAAFDQLHGEGWLVADHGATRVDPALAPLRPAGTRQGEDLAGHQEGPTAQRPAGARQGGGPAGRTIIDLRPGQPDVTGLVDPTWRAAWREAARHPGGRHGPAGSVPLRAALADHVRVARGAAVAPDEIVVTAGAREGLQLVLTTLGLAAGRPLVVAVEDPGYPALRRVVAALGHAVVAVPVDVDGLRVDLLGEGTDVVLVTPGHQYPLGGAMPVARRLALLAWARAHGAVVVEDDYDGELRFTGEPVPALVALDRAPGDERVVVTLGSFAKVLAPGLGLGHLVLPDPLRDKVIALRSDLGSPVAGVVQDALARYLETGALRRRTGRMRRRYRARRDLAVEVLTDLPGVRLRPTDGGLHAVVELVDAGPAGEREAVDQAGAAGVLVAGMADYWAGTAPRPESPVDLPRHGLVVGLGTPSLEEGLTRLRGVLSGTGPRGSTPRPRRPSAASRR is encoded by the coding sequence GTGCGCCACCCTCACGACATCGATCTGCCCCTGGTCCTCGACCGCGGCTCGTCGGTCTCGCTCGTCGTGCAGGTCGCGGACGGGCTGCGCCGGGCGATCGAGACCGGGGTGCTGCGTCCGGGTGACGCCGTGCCGTCCACGCGGACGCTCGCGTCCCGGCTCGGGGTGTCCCGGGGGAGCGTCGTCGCCGCCTTCGACCAGCTGCACGGCGAGGGCTGGCTCGTCGCGGACCACGGGGCGACCCGGGTCGACCCGGCGCTGGCCCCCTTGCGTCCGGCAGGTACGCGACAGGGAGAGGACCTTGCCGGACACCAGGAGGGGCCCACCGCGCAACGTCCGGCAGGTGCGCGACAGGGTGGCGGGCCGGCCGGACGCACGATCATCGACCTGCGTCCCGGGCAGCCCGACGTCACGGGCCTCGTCGACCCGACGTGGCGGGCGGCGTGGCGGGAGGCGGCCCGGCACCCCGGGGGCCGTCACGGACCGGCCGGCTCGGTCCCCCTTCGGGCCGCGCTCGCCGATCACGTCCGCGTCGCGCGCGGGGCCGCGGTCGCTCCCGACGAGATCGTCGTCACCGCCGGTGCCCGAGAGGGACTCCAGCTCGTGCTCACGACGCTTGGGCTCGCGGCGGGCAGGCCGCTCGTCGTCGCGGTGGAGGACCCCGGGTACCCGGCCCTGCGTCGGGTCGTCGCAGCGCTCGGCCATGCCGTCGTGGCGGTCCCGGTCGACGTCGACGGCCTGCGCGTCGACCTCCTGGGCGAGGGGACCGACGTGGTCCTCGTGACGCCCGGGCACCAGTACCCCCTCGGCGGGGCGATGCCGGTGGCGCGGCGACTGGCCCTGCTGGCCTGGGCACGCGCGCACGGTGCGGTGGTCGTCGAGGACGACTACGACGGCGAGCTGCGCTTCACCGGCGAGCCGGTGCCGGCGCTCGTCGCGCTTGACCGCGCGCCGGGTGACGAGCGGGTCGTCGTCACCCTCGGCTCCTTCGCGAAGGTCCTCGCGCCCGGGCTCGGGCTGGGTCACCTGGTCCTGCCGGATCCTCTGCGGGACAAGGTGATCGCGCTCCGGTCCGATCTCGGGAGCCCGGTGGCCGGGGTCGTCCAGGACGCCCTCGCCAGGTATCTCGAGACCGGAGCCCTGCGGCGCCGCACGGGGCGGATGCGCCGGCGCTACCGGGCACGACGCGACCTCGCGGTGGAGGTGCTCACCGACCTGCCGGGCGTGCGGCTCCGGCCGACCGACGGGGGGCTGCACGCGGTCGTCGAGCTCGTCGACGCCGGTCCTGCCGGCGAGCGCGAGGCCGTGGACCAGGCCGGCGCCGCAGGGGTCCTCGTCGCCGGCATGGCGGACTACTGGGCCGGCACGGCCCCTCGTCCCGAGAGCCCGGTCGACCTGCCACGGCACGGTCTCGTCGTCGGTCTGGGCACCCCGTCGCTCGAGGAGGGGCTCACCCGCCTCCGCGGCGTGCTCAGCGGGACTGGACCTCGCGGATCCACGCCTCGACCTCGTCGGCCGAGTGCGGCCAGTCGCCGGTGA
- the pdxS gene encoding pyridoxal 5'-phosphate synthase lyase subunit PdxS, translated as MTTHTPLRPTGTDQPVDVALPGTRLVKRGLAEMLKGGVIMDVVTAEQARIAEDAGAVAVMALERVPADIRAQGGVARMSDPDLIQGIVDAVSIPVMAKARIGHTVEAQILQHLGVDYIDESEVLSPADFVHHIDKHAFDVPFVCGATNLGEALRRISEGAAMIRSKGEAGTGDVSEAVRHIRTIRTEIAELQALHATSPEALYARAKDLQAPLDLVTEVAATGTLPVVMFTAGGVATPADAAMLRQMGAEGVFVGSGIFLSGNPAARAEAIVRATTFFDDIDAVTAASRGLGAAMVGISVSDLPAPHRLAERGW; from the coding sequence ATGACCACGCACACCCCCCTTCGTCCCACCGGCACCGACCAGCCCGTCGACGTCGCCCTCCCCGGCACCCGCCTCGTCAAGCGCGGCCTCGCCGAGATGCTCAAGGGCGGCGTCATCATGGACGTCGTCACCGCCGAGCAGGCCCGCATCGCCGAGGACGCCGGCGCCGTCGCCGTCATGGCGCTCGAGCGCGTCCCCGCCGACATCCGCGCCCAGGGCGGCGTCGCCCGCATGTCCGACCCCGACCTCATCCAGGGCATCGTCGACGCCGTCTCGATCCCGGTCATGGCCAAGGCACGTATCGGCCACACCGTCGAGGCGCAGATCCTGCAGCACCTCGGCGTCGACTACATCGACGAGTCCGAGGTCCTCTCCCCCGCCGACTTCGTCCACCACATCGACAAGCACGCCTTCGACGTCCCCTTCGTCTGCGGCGCGACGAACCTCGGCGAGGCCCTCCGGCGGATCTCCGAGGGCGCCGCGATGATCCGCAGCAAGGGCGAGGCCGGCACCGGCGACGTCTCCGAGGCGGTGCGGCACATCCGCACGATCCGCACCGAGATCGCCGAGCTCCAGGCGCTCCACGCGACCTCTCCCGAGGCTCTCTACGCGCGGGCGAAGGACCTCCAGGCCCCGCTCGACCTCGTCACCGAGGTCGCGGCGACGGGCACGCTCCCCGTCGTGATGTTCACCGCCGGCGGCGTCGCGACCCCCGCGGACGCGGCGATGCTGCGGCAGATGGGGGCCGAAGGGGTCTTCGTCGGGTCCGGGATCTTCCTCTCCGGCAACCCGGCCGCCCGGGCCGAGGCGATCGTGCGGGCGACGACGTTCTTCGACGACATCGACGCGGTCACCGCCGCCTCCCGCGGGCTCGGCGCGGCGATGGTCGGGATCAGCGTCAGTGACCTGCCGGCGCCGCACCGGCTGGCCGAGCGCGGCTGGTGA
- a CDS encoding MaoC family dehydratase → MSTKTVPGNYFEDFSVGQQIRHATPRTVTEGDIALYTGLYGSRFAATSAATFAQSIGFERMPVDSLLAFHLVFGKTVPDISLNAVANLGYAGGRFGVPLYPGDTVTTTSEVIGLKENSNGRTGVVYVRSVGTNQDGETVLDYVRWVMVNKKDADAPAPETVIPDLPGAVAAEDLQVPFELTGAYDTELAGSPYLWDDYEVGERIDHVDGMTIEESDHMLATRLYQNTAKVHFNQHAQSQAKIGRRLIYGGHVISLARALSFNGLANGQMIAAINAGAHANPTFAGDTVYAWSEVIERIELPGRSDVGALRLRTVATKDLPCGDFPYKGEDGRYLPQVVLDLDYTVLLPRR, encoded by the coding sequence ATGTCCACCAAGACGGTCCCCGGCAACTACTTCGAGGACTTCTCCGTCGGTCAGCAGATCCGGCACGCGACCCCGCGCACCGTGACCGAGGGCGACATCGCGCTCTACACCGGGCTCTACGGCTCACGCTTCGCGGCGACGAGCGCGGCGACCTTCGCGCAGTCGATCGGCTTCGAGCGGATGCCGGTCGACAGCCTGCTCGCCTTCCACCTCGTCTTCGGCAAGACCGTCCCGGACATCTCGCTCAACGCCGTCGCCAACCTCGGCTACGCGGGCGGCCGCTTCGGCGTCCCGCTCTACCCCGGTGACACGGTGACGACGACCTCCGAGGTCATCGGGCTCAAGGAGAACTCCAACGGTCGCACCGGCGTCGTCTACGTCCGCTCGGTCGGGACCAACCAGGACGGCGAGACGGTCCTCGACTACGTCCGATGGGTCATGGTCAACAAGAAGGACGCCGATGCGCCGGCCCCCGAGACGGTCATCCCCGACCTCCCCGGCGCCGTCGCGGCCGAGGACCTGCAGGTCCCCTTCGAGCTCACCGGTGCGTACGACACGGAGCTCGCCGGCTCCCCCTACCTCTGGGACGACTACGAGGTCGGGGAGCGCATCGACCACGTCGACGGCATGACCATCGAGGAGTCGGACCACATGCTGGCCACGCGCCTCTACCAGAACACCGCGAAGGTCCACTTCAACCAGCACGCGCAGTCGCAGGCCAAGATCGGACGCCGCCTCATCTACGGCGGCCACGTCATCAGCCTGGCCCGCGCGCTGTCCTTCAACGGGCTGGCCAACGGGCAGATGATCGCCGCGATCAACGCGGGCGCGCACGCCAACCCGACCTTCGCCGGCGACACCGTCTACGCCTGGTCCGAGGTGATCGAGCGGATCGAGCTCCCCGGCCGCAGCGACGTCGGCGCGCTGCGCCTGCGCACGGTCGCGACCAAGGACCTGCCGTGCGGGGACTTCCCGTACAAGGGTGAGGACGGCAGGTACCTCCCGCAGGTCGTCCTCGACCTCGACTACACGGTCCTGCTCCCCCGCCGCTGA
- a CDS encoding PHP domain-containing protein produces the protein MIDLHTHSLVSDGTDTPAELVAAAARAGLTTVAITDHDTADGWAEAAQAAQELGIALVRGAELSTLHDGRSVHLLAYLHDPEHEELQSLLARVVDDRLPRLRTMVELMIEDGVDITWESVAEIAEVGTTPGRPHIADALVARGVVGHRNEAFERWLHNGSRYYVKHFSLETGQAIRLVREAGGVPVVAHPFATKRGPLTADAVRDLADAGLLGIEVDHRDHDDDARALAASLATELDLIPTGSSDYHGTGKLNLLGENTTAPESLARIEAAATSKITVLR, from the coding sequence ATGATCGACCTGCACACGCACAGCCTCGTGAGCGACGGCACGGACACCCCGGCCGAGCTCGTCGCGGCGGCGGCGCGGGCCGGTCTGACCACGGTCGCGATCACCGACCACGACACCGCCGACGGCTGGGCCGAGGCGGCCCAGGCGGCCCAGGAGCTCGGCATCGCCCTGGTCCGCGGTGCCGAGCTCTCCACCCTGCACGACGGACGCAGCGTCCACCTCCTCGCCTACCTCCACGACCCCGAGCACGAGGAGCTCCAGAGTCTCCTCGCCCGCGTCGTCGACGACCGCCTGCCGCGGCTGCGGACGATGGTCGAGCTCATGATCGAGGACGGCGTCGACATCACCTGGGAGTCGGTCGCCGAGATCGCCGAGGTCGGCACGACCCCCGGACGCCCCCACATCGCCGACGCGCTCGTCGCCCGCGGTGTCGTCGGCCACCGCAACGAGGCCTTCGAGCGCTGGCTGCACAACGGGAGTCGCTACTACGTCAAGCACTTCAGCCTCGAGACCGGGCAGGCGATCCGGCTCGTCCGGGAGGCCGGCGGAGTGCCGGTCGTCGCCCACCCCTTCGCCACGAAACGTGGCCCCCTGACCGCCGACGCGGTGCGCGATCTCGCCGACGCGGGCCTGCTCGGCATCGAGGTCGACCACCGCGACCACGACGACGACGCCCGCGCGCTCGCCGCGAGCCTGGCCACCGAGCTCGACCTCATCCCCACGGGAAGCAGCGACTACCACGGCACCGGCAAGCTCAACCTGCTCGGCGAGAACACCACGGCCCCCGAGTCGCTCGCCCGTATCGAGGCCGCCGCCACGAGCAAGATCACAGTCCTGCGGTAA
- a CDS encoding ParA family protein gives MPRKKKAAIIAVANQKGGVAKTTSVASLAAAFAEHGKRVLLVDLDPQASLTFSLGIDPDVVELSTYEVVLGQAEIADAIVEASENIDILPASIDLAGAEAQLLTRPGREFILQSCIDEVREDYDVVLLDCSPSLGVLTLAALTAATGLIIPMQAEMLSHRGVGQLLDTVRDVRRLLNKKLKVIGILPTMYDGRSNHAREVLADLGDRYGLPVLSPPIPRTVRFAEAPAIGRSILDTARSSKGAQAYREVAESLLPQL, from the coding sequence GTGCCACGCAAGAAGAAGGCCGCGATCATCGCCGTCGCCAACCAGAAGGGTGGCGTCGCCAAGACGACCTCCGTGGCCTCGCTCGCTGCCGCCTTCGCCGAGCACGGCAAGCGCGTCCTGCTCGTCGACCTCGACCCGCAGGCCAGCCTGACCTTCAGCCTCGGCATCGACCCCGACGTCGTCGAGCTGTCGACGTACGAGGTCGTCCTCGGCCAGGCCGAGATCGCCGACGCGATCGTCGAGGCGTCCGAGAACATCGACATCCTCCCCGCCTCCATCGACCTCGCCGGGGCCGAGGCCCAGCTGCTGACCCGCCCGGGCCGCGAGTTCATCCTCCAGTCGTGCATCGACGAGGTCCGCGAGGACTACGACGTCGTCCTCCTCGACTGCAGCCCGAGCCTCGGCGTGCTCACCCTCGCCGCGCTCACCGCCGCGACCGGCCTCATCATCCCGATGCAGGCCGAGATGCTCAGCCACCGTGGCGTCGGCCAGCTCCTCGACACCGTCCGCGACGTCCGCCGCCTGCTCAACAAGAAGCTCAAGGTCATCGGCATCCTCCCGACGATGTACGACGGCCGCTCCAACCACGCCCGCGAGGTCCTCGCCGACCTCGGCGACCGCTACGGCCTGCCGGTGCTCAGCCCGCCGATCCCGCGGACCGTCCGCTTCGCCGAGGCCCCCGCCATCGGCCGCTCGATCCTCGACACGGCCCGCTCCAGCAAGGGCGCCCAGGCCTACCGCGAGGTCGCGGAGTCCCTCCTCCCGCAGCTCTGA
- a CDS encoding NAD(P)-dependent alcohol dehydrogenase codes for MTQNDGTHPFATAALATPAAGAPFEAVRLPRRALRDDDVLIDIAYAGICHSDIHTVRDEWGPAHYPMTPGHEIAGTVAAVGSAVTRHKVGDRVGVGCLVDSCGECAQCKDGFEQFCEKPSVGTYNSPDYFGEVTQGGYAQQIVVSERMVLRIPEGIDLDVAAPLLCAGITTYSPLKRWGAGPGRTVGVVGVGGLGHMAVKLAAAMGAEVTTISRSDAKAEDAKALGATRHLATSEEGALKAARSSFDLIINTVSADLDMKQYVRLLRPHGALINVGLPPGDLAVAPGSLIIGNKVIGGSNIGGIPETQEMLDFCAEHGIGATIETIDASDPKAVDEAYDRVVDGDVRYRVVIDTATITPA; via the coding sequence ATGACCCAGAACGATGGCACCCACCCCTTCGCGACCGCGGCCCTGGCGACCCCGGCGGCCGGCGCCCCCTTCGAGGCGGTCCGCCTGCCCCGGCGCGCCCTGCGCGACGACGACGTCCTCATCGACATCGCCTACGCGGGCATCTGCCACTCCGACATCCACACCGTCCGTGACGAGTGGGGCCCGGCGCACTACCCGATGACGCCCGGGCACGAGATCGCCGGCACCGTCGCGGCGGTCGGCAGCGCGGTCACCCGGCACAAGGTCGGCGACCGCGTCGGCGTCGGCTGCCTCGTCGACTCGTGCGGCGAGTGCGCGCAGTGCAAGGACGGCTTCGAGCAGTTCTGCGAGAAGCCCTCGGTCGGCACGTACAACTCGCCGGACTACTTCGGCGAGGTCACCCAGGGTGGCTACGCGCAGCAGATCGTCGTCAGCGAGCGGATGGTCCTGCGCATCCCCGAGGGCATCGACCTCGACGTCGCCGCGCCCCTCCTCTGCGCCGGCATCACGACGTACTCCCCGCTCAAGCGCTGGGGCGCCGGCCCCGGTCGCACGGTCGGCGTCGTCGGCGTCGGCGGGCTCGGCCACATGGCGGTCAAGCTGGCCGCGGCGATGGGCGCCGAGGTGACGACGATCAGCCGCTCCGACGCCAAGGCCGAGGACGCCAAGGCCCTCGGCGCCACGCGGCACCTCGCGACGAGCGAGGAGGGGGCGCTCAAGGCGGCCCGCAGCAGCTTCGACCTCATCATCAACACGGTGAGCGCCGACCTCGACATGAAGCAGTACGTGCGGCTGCTCCGCCCCCACGGGGCGCTCATCAACGTCGGCCTCCCGCCCGGCGACCTCGCCGTCGCCCCCGGCTCGCTGATCATCGGCAACAAGGTCATCGGCGGGTCCAACATCGGCGGCATCCCCGAGACCCAGGAGATGCTCGACTTCTGCGCCGAGCACGGCATCGGTGCGACGATCGAGACGATCGACGCGAGCGACCCGAAGGCCGTCGACGAGGCGTACGACCGGGTCGTCGACGGGGACGTCCGCTATCGCGTGGTGATCGACACCGCGACGATCACCCCCGCGTGA
- a CDS encoding aminopeptidase P family protein, with amino-acid sequence MSEEQTKPENRARPTTDEFRAFVAEDWAPRSTETPGLTEAARRAAERREALSAAFEGDRLVIPAGGLKVRSNDSDYVFRPHTAFAYLTGLGADREPDAVLVMEPREGGGHESVLYFRPLAGRDTEEFFGDSRYGEFWVGARPTIEDVESELGLTGAHVDGFNDAVGKDAGEVAVRMIRDAEAALTARVDEIRANNGAAIESLAERDDVLAHHVSHMRIVKDDWEIEQMQQAVDATRVGFDAVIAELPTVVERGRGERWVEGVFGLHARHQGNGVGYDSICAAGDHANTLHWIKNTGDIAPDELLLLDAGVEVDSLFTADVTRTLPISGTFTDAQREIYDAVYEAQQAGFAAIRPGAKFSDIHAASIRVIAEKLHGWGLLPEGVSVEDTLDAEHGQYHRRWMVHGTSHHLGLDVHDCALATRAEYMDAELRPGMVLTVEPGLYFKADDLKAPERFRGIGVRIEDDVVVTEDGCRNLTGDWPHSADEVEAWIREVQSR; translated from the coding sequence GTGAGCGAAGAGCAGACCAAGCCCGAGAACCGTGCCCGTCCGACGACCGATGAGTTCCGCGCCTTCGTCGCGGAGGACTGGGCGCCCCGGTCGACCGAGACGCCCGGGCTGACCGAGGCGGCCCGGCGGGCGGCGGAGCGTCGCGAGGCGCTGTCGGCGGCCTTCGAGGGCGACCGCCTCGTCATCCCGGCCGGCGGGCTCAAGGTCCGCAGCAACGACAGCGACTACGTCTTCCGCCCGCACACCGCCTTCGCCTACCTCACCGGGCTCGGCGCCGACCGTGAGCCGGACGCCGTGCTCGTCATGGAGCCGCGCGAAGGGGGTGGCCACGAGTCGGTGCTCTACTTCCGTCCGTTGGCCGGCCGGGACACCGAGGAGTTCTTCGGCGACAGCCGCTACGGCGAGTTCTGGGTCGGGGCCCGCCCGACGATCGAGGACGTCGAGTCCGAGCTCGGGCTGACCGGCGCGCACGTCGACGGCTTCAACGACGCGGTCGGCAAGGACGCCGGCGAGGTCGCCGTGCGGATGATCCGCGACGCCGAGGCGGCGCTCACCGCCCGCGTCGACGAGATCCGGGCCAACAACGGCGCCGCCATCGAGTCCCTCGCCGAGCGCGACGACGTGCTCGCCCACCACGTCTCGCACATGCGGATCGTCAAGGACGACTGGGAGATCGAGCAGATGCAGCAGGCGGTCGACGCGACGCGCGTCGGCTTCGACGCGGTCATCGCCGAGCTGCCGACGGTCGTCGAGCGTGGCCGCGGCGAGCGCTGGGTCGAGGGTGTCTTCGGGCTGCACGCACGCCACCAGGGCAACGGCGTCGGCTACGACTCGATCTGCGCGGCCGGCGACCACGCCAACACGCTGCACTGGATCAAGAACACCGGCGACATCGCGCCCGACGAGCTGCTCCTCCTCGACGCCGGGGTCGAGGTCGACAGCCTCTTCACCGCCGACGTGACGCGGACGCTGCCGATCAGCGGCACCTTCACCGATGCGCAGCGCGAGATCTATGACGCGGTCTACGAGGCGCAGCAGGCCGGCTTCGCGGCGATCCGGCCGGGCGCGAAGTTCTCCGACATCCACGCCGCCTCGATCCGGGTCATCGCGGAGAAGCTGCACGGGTGGGGCCTGCTCCCCGAGGGCGTCTCGGTCGAGGACACCCTCGACGCCGAGCACGGCCAGTACCACCGTCGTTGGATGGTCCACGGCACGAGCCACCACCTCGGCCTGGACGTCCACGACTGCGCGCTCGCGACCCGCGCGGAGTACATGGACGCCGAGCTCCGGCCCGGGATGGTGCTGACCGTCGAGCCGGGGCTGTACTTCAAGGCCGACGACCTCAAGGCGCCGGAACGCTTCCGCGGCATCGGCGTGCGCATCGAGGACGACGTCGTCGTCACCGAGGACGGCTGCCGCAACCTCACCGGCGACTGGCCGCACTCGGCCGACGAGGTCGAGGCGTGGATCCGCGAGGTCCAGTCCCGCTGA